A genomic stretch from Telmatocola sphagniphila includes:
- a CDS encoding anti-sigma factor family protein, which yields MLKAKDRELISAYIDGELNPAEKASALRLIAENPEAGQLHAAFLTMRGAIRRATEETRPISVQNRVIQKLNSVKPANVGRTARRIRTIVAIAASLLLFAGVGIFYSNKGSPGDLAKQSKPELRVVQIPTVPEITPETVSSPQLVQIPRAETNREALPTAEILPAPREVDEILANPFRSEVQFNIAPSGRLPLLFPLKDLEQDYPFKKLVTELSREEIVRVDIFTRDIAKASETLQTALKARNLVGHVDSRIAEAFKRKQLLELVFFTESLNQSEIANLLQQLGKDDVLRASKTKEDTFFGSFVFFPHQVSDLERLSRSIGVPTAQLKLNRKVSTPIDPKQPLELNTGSRLTQGIRGNAKIAHQFLVVPLSEKTNLLPSKESRQFLDQRGDNKPDVKPLIVILRPLPS from the coding sequence ATGTTGAAAGCCAAAGACCGAGAACTGATTTCCGCTTACATCGATGGGGAATTGAACCCCGCCGAGAAGGCTTCGGCGCTTCGATTGATTGCGGAAAACCCCGAAGCGGGCCAATTGCACGCGGCATTCCTGACTATGCGCGGTGCTATTCGCCGCGCTACGGAAGAAACCCGGCCGATTTCTGTCCAAAATCGGGTGATTCAAAAGCTGAATTCTGTCAAACCGGCGAATGTAGGCCGTACAGCCCGCAGAATTCGCACAATCGTTGCAATTGCCGCATCTTTACTATTGTTCGCCGGAGTGGGAATTTTCTACTCCAACAAAGGTAGCCCGGGCGATTTAGCAAAGCAATCCAAGCCGGAGCTTCGAGTAGTTCAAATACCAACGGTACCAGAGATAACGCCCGAAACTGTGTCGAGCCCCCAACTCGTTCAAATTCCGCGTGCCGAAACCAATCGTGAAGCGCTACCCACGGCTGAAATCCTGCCCGCACCCCGGGAAGTCGATGAAATTCTGGCCAATCCGTTCCGCTCCGAAGTGCAGTTCAATATCGCCCCCTCCGGACGCTTGCCGCTCCTCTTTCCGCTCAAAGATCTCGAGCAGGATTACCCGTTCAAAAAGTTGGTTACGGAACTCAGCCGAGAAGAGATTGTTCGAGTGGATATCTTCACCCGAGATATAGCCAAGGCTTCCGAAACGCTTCAAACGGCTCTTAAAGCTCGCAATTTAGTTGGCCATGTCGATTCACGAATTGCTGAAGCTTTCAAACGCAAGCAGCTTCTGGAATTGGTCTTCTTCACCGAGAGTTTGAACCAGTCGGAGATCGCAAATCTATTGCAGCAGTTGGGTAAAGACGATGTTCTGCGAGCTTCCAAGACCAAAGAGGACACCTTCTTCGGAAGCTTCGTGTTCTTCCCCCATCAGGTATCGGATCTGGAACGTTTGAGCCGGTCCATCGGTGTCCCGACGGCGCAGCTGAAACTTAATCGTAAGGTCTCTACGCCAATCGATCCTAAGCAACCCTTGGAATTGAATACTGGCAGCCGGTTAACCCAGGGGATTCGCGGTAACGCCAAAATTGCCCACCAGTTCCTGGTAGTTCCATTGTCTGAAAAAACCAATCTGCTTCCAAGTAAAGAGAGTCGGCAGTTTCTGGATCAGCGCGGTGATAACAAACCGGATGTTAAGCCGCTGATCGTGATTCTGCGACCCCTTCCTTCCTGA
- a CDS encoding RNA polymerase sigma factor, giving the protein MAADDAELLSRAKGGDTSAYGQLIERHQDRLYRSVRQILHSPEDTADVCQEAFISAFQSLAKYRGESQFYTWLYRIAFNAAVSFLRSKKPLISVEAIRGEDQNGLEIAGEISSTDPTRPLDRREKAAEVQRALSMLSTEHRLIIVLKDVEDTPYEEIASILEIPVGTVRSRLHRAREELKTILERLEIEP; this is encoded by the coding sequence GTGGCTGCTGACGATGCAGAGCTTTTGAGCCGGGCAAAAGGGGGCGACACCTCCGCTTACGGCCAACTGATCGAACGCCATCAGGACCGGCTTTACCGGTCCGTCCGGCAGATTTTGCATTCCCCCGAAGATACGGCGGATGTCTGTCAGGAAGCCTTTATTAGTGCTTTTCAGTCCTTGGCGAAATACCGGGGTGAATCGCAATTCTATACGTGGCTCTATCGAATAGCTTTTAACGCGGCCGTAAGTTTTCTAAGATCCAAAAAGCCCTTGATTTCTGTGGAAGCGATTCGGGGCGAAGATCAAAACGGCCTTGAAATTGCCGGCGAAATTAGCTCGACCGATCCCACGCGTCCGCTGGATCGTCGGGAAAAAGCCGCTGAAGTGCAGCGGGCTTTGTCGATGTTGTCGACCGAACATCGATTGATTATTGTGCTCAAGGACGTGGAAGACACTCCTTACGAAGAAATTGCTTCGATATTGGAAATACCTGTCGGAACGGTTCGCAGTCGGCTGCACCGGGCCCGCGAAGAATTGAAGACAATCCTGGAGCGATTGGAAATCGAACCCTGA
- the uvrA gene encoding excinuclease ABC subunit UvrA: MESQQIVIRGAREHNLKNVELQLPRNKLIVFTGVSGSGKSSLAFDTLYAEGQRRYVESLSSYARQFLGQLPKPDVDFIGGLSPTICIQQKSAAQNPRSTVGTVTEISDFLRVLYARIGLGHCSECGRPITAQSRDQMIERILALPPDSKFLVLAPMVRGQKGEFKDFFAEQLKKGFVRARVDGRIVRMSDDLKLDRKIKHFIEVVIDRLVANGKNRTRIAEAVEQALKLGGSNCIISVEKEKLKKPAEATESDGNEYEDILLSSDYACTHCGISYEPPSPQLFSFNSPQGMCLECDGLGTRFAFDPTLLVPDEEKSFEQGCFPIVGPLKGMGRWRKHIFEGVGKTLGINLKTPWKKLPAEQQKLLLYGSGKQHITFEWKMRGGNIWRHGGEWEGVIPQLMTSFKKTAAGPRRHQLEKYMRVQKCAACGGHRLNPQARGVRVANKSLVEVGSTPIGELSEWFEILPKKLDAIQKIIAVDLLKEIRSRLTFLLNVGLDYLNLDRTAPSLSGGEAQRIRLAGQIGSGLVGVLYILDEPSIGLHPRDNERLLASLERLRDMGNTVLVVEHDEDTMRRCDFLVDFGPGPGVRGGQIVAAASPAEVMASGVSQTGQYLSGKIQIEIPKERKAPGARKISIRGARHNNLKDVSVDIPLGLFVVVTGVSGSGKSSLVNEVLLEGLRSLGREAKQEKSEEEEEHLIEDQVIGTRCDKLLGADEIDKVIDIDQKPIGRTPRSNPATYIKLFDEIRSLFAQMSESKLRGYQPGRFSFNRPGGRCESCEGNGSNKLEMDFLADVWVTCPVCEGKRFNRETLQVRYRGKNIFEVLDMDVQEALQHFENVPKVRAMLQTLHDVGLDYIKLGQASPTLSGGEAQRIKLARELCRRSTGKTLYILDEPTTGLHFEDIRKLLEVLHGFTAAGNTVLVIEHNLDVIKTADWIIDLGPEGGKRGGEIVVTGTPETVVACKKSHTGQSLAPFFQKKKLNGRPTKPTAEKTRAVNERITHICVTGARQNNLKDLTVRIPREEMSVCCGPSGSGKSTLAIDTIYAEGQRRYVESLSSYARQFLGQVQKPRVESVSGLSPAISIEQKTTSRSPRSTVGTITEIYDYLRVLYARLGQPYCPNCQLPIGTQSADEIIAKVMALPEGSKLYILAPLEPRGQETYQILFDEIRSGGYARVRVNGKTYPIDSPPDIDHRRKHLIEVVVDRNVVKSGNRGRVAESIEKALEMGKGVMHIAHVDDTKDETKWKVEQFSQHLACSKCGTSYDRLNPHNFSFNSPLGCCPSCEGLGTQKGANTSNIIRNPSLSIRGGAITAWPRLDTDSPFLPIAEAICEHLGIDLDSPLNTVPQAASRQLIYGTGSEWISLPKGSPLSRIQYKGIVPAMDEATRVSFVYRQRLTSLVDEVACSACAGSRLRADAAATRFQNLTIGELGNLPISQTLNLFKTLKWTKREIQIAGELRREIQNRLQFLDDVGLEYLTLSRPGPTLSGGEAQRIRLASQIGSGLTGVLYVLDEPTIGLHPRDNARLLKALQKLRNLGNTLLLVEHDREVIESADYLLDFGPGAGDRGGEITAEGTPAKVIKNPKSLTGNYLSGSKSIAIPLNRRLVRGKANGLPNSLDGISYAESKKPTLLIQVRGARQNNLKNIDVEIPLRSFVAVTGVSGSGKSTLVNEVIYNTLARKLNRASTPTAAHDEITGLDQIDKIINVDQDPIGNSPSSNPATYTGVFDHIRQLFSQMPESKLRGYTPRRFSFNQPGGRCETCEGNGQKRIEMHFLPDVWIECDTCKGARYNPETLAVKYKDKSIADVLNMRVNEALELFGNIPKLRSILQTLSDVGLDYVSLGQPAPTLSGGEAQRVKLAAELSRPNTGRTIYLLDEPTTGLHFDDIRKLLDVLHRLVDLGNTVLVVEHNLDVIKTADWVIDLGPEAGASGGRVIAAGTPEEVVLQMQEARKAKQPFSQTAPFIETVLAAGPLEYRPIFDPKTLTEKRENDVDLEKVGKDALLPWQVDGRKWHTQDRVTTTGKPAKWEGQIINWVEERIHELGEFSPTDWSERTVVEIAGKPKSLGWFFHAHTGMEWLTRLVFRVARNTFKEEALIAKLGIKPLDQTPELKVQVYSNEQRVNVENRKGPWQEVWMLVNNLGEINTPAFRDFLKQAVGAFGKNIQTMQTSIEDVMPWKKDGRKWHLGDKGFPVGKKVRWDKTLLPQLLDLVERTSRKVRFEWDTRDAVSIKLEENNRTWIRIRSKDADSLSFRIWTKPGIINLNSLEGIGRESDVSRDRADGTEVILIGLQNSSQMPTAKLSDILKVSRQGLLELSQTSAD; the protein is encoded by the coding sequence ATGGAAAGTCAGCAGATCGTCATTCGCGGTGCTCGCGAACACAATCTCAAGAATGTAGAACTTCAACTCCCCCGCAACAAGCTTATCGTTTTCACCGGTGTATCCGGGTCGGGGAAAAGCTCACTCGCTTTCGATACCCTGTATGCCGAGGGCCAGAGACGCTACGTCGAAAGCCTCTCCAGCTATGCCCGGCAATTCCTGGGTCAACTCCCCAAGCCCGACGTCGATTTTATCGGCGGTTTGTCGCCCACCATCTGCATCCAACAGAAATCGGCGGCCCAAAATCCCCGTTCCACGGTCGGCACAGTCACTGAAATCTCCGATTTCCTACGCGTTCTTTATGCTCGCATCGGGCTGGGCCATTGTTCTGAGTGCGGCCGACCGATCACAGCGCAATCCCGCGATCAGATGATCGAGCGGATTCTGGCCCTCCCCCCCGATTCGAAATTCCTAGTCCTGGCACCGATGGTCCGCGGCCAGAAAGGGGAATTTAAGGATTTCTTCGCCGAGCAATTGAAAAAGGGGTTTGTCCGCGCCCGTGTTGATGGCCGAATTGTCCGCATGAGCGACGATTTGAAGCTCGATCGAAAAATCAAACACTTCATCGAAGTGGTGATCGATCGGCTCGTCGCTAACGGGAAGAATCGTACTCGCATTGCCGAGGCCGTCGAGCAAGCCTTGAAGCTGGGCGGCAGCAACTGCATCATTTCGGTTGAAAAGGAAAAACTCAAAAAGCCGGCCGAAGCTACAGAAAGCGACGGGAACGAATACGAAGATATCCTGCTTTCCTCCGACTATGCCTGCACCCATTGCGGTATCAGTTACGAACCCCCCAGCCCGCAGTTGTTCAGTTTCAATTCACCCCAGGGAATGTGCTTGGAGTGCGATGGCCTGGGAACCCGTTTCGCCTTCGATCCCACTCTGCTGGTTCCCGACGAAGAGAAATCCTTTGAGCAAGGATGTTTCCCGATCGTTGGTCCTTTAAAGGGAATGGGCCGCTGGCGCAAACACATTTTCGAAGGGGTCGGAAAGACGCTCGGGATCAATCTGAAGACTCCCTGGAAAAAGCTCCCCGCGGAGCAACAAAAACTCCTCCTTTACGGCTCCGGCAAACAGCACATTACCTTCGAATGGAAGATGCGCGGCGGTAACATCTGGCGGCACGGCGGAGAATGGGAAGGGGTCATTCCTCAACTCATGACGAGCTTCAAGAAGACGGCCGCCGGGCCACGCCGTCACCAGCTCGAAAAGTACATGCGGGTGCAGAAATGCGCCGCTTGTGGTGGACACCGACTCAATCCCCAGGCTCGTGGCGTGCGCGTCGCCAATAAATCCCTGGTCGAGGTCGGTTCCACGCCCATTGGTGAGCTGAGCGAATGGTTTGAGATTCTTCCCAAAAAACTCGATGCGATTCAAAAGATTATTGCCGTCGATTTGTTGAAGGAAATTCGAAGCCGATTGACCTTTCTCCTCAATGTGGGGCTCGATTATCTGAATCTGGATCGCACGGCTCCCTCTCTGTCCGGCGGCGAAGCTCAACGCATTCGGCTGGCCGGGCAGATCGGTTCCGGCCTCGTGGGCGTGTTGTACATTCTCGACGAACCGAGCATCGGACTGCACCCGCGCGATAACGAACGACTGCTCGCCAGTCTCGAGCGGCTGCGCGACATGGGTAACACCGTCCTGGTTGTGGAACATGACGAAGACACGATGCGGCGCTGCGATTTTCTGGTCGATTTCGGGCCGGGACCGGGAGTGCGCGGCGGACAAATCGTGGCCGCGGCCTCGCCCGCCGAGGTGATGGCCTCCGGAGTCTCCCAAACTGGCCAATATCTTTCTGGAAAAATTCAGATTGAGATCCCCAAGGAACGAAAGGCTCCGGGGGCCCGGAAGATTTCCATTCGCGGCGCCCGACACAACAACCTTAAAGATGTCTCAGTCGATATTCCGCTGGGACTATTCGTAGTCGTTACGGGAGTCTCCGGTTCTGGCAAAAGCTCCCTCGTGAACGAAGTTCTGCTGGAAGGTTTGCGATCGCTGGGACGGGAAGCCAAACAGGAAAAGTCGGAGGAAGAGGAAGAGCACCTGATCGAAGATCAGGTCATCGGTACGCGCTGCGATAAACTTTTAGGCGCCGATGAAATCGACAAAGTGATCGACATCGATCAGAAGCCGATCGGGCGGACGCCTCGCTCGAATCCGGCGACATACATCAAGCTTTTTGATGAAATTCGCAGTCTTTTTGCTCAAATGAGCGAATCTAAACTGCGCGGCTACCAGCCGGGACGCTTCAGCTTCAATCGTCCCGGCGGCCGTTGTGAGAGCTGCGAAGGGAATGGCTCGAATAAGCTCGAAATGGACTTCCTGGCCGATGTCTGGGTCACCTGCCCGGTGTGCGAAGGCAAGCGCTTCAATCGGGAAACTCTTCAAGTTCGCTATCGCGGCAAGAATATTTTCGAAGTACTGGATATGGACGTGCAGGAGGCTCTGCAGCACTTCGAAAACGTTCCCAAGGTCCGCGCCATGCTGCAGACACTGCATGATGTCGGGCTCGATTACATCAAATTGGGGCAGGCTTCCCCCACCTTATCTGGCGGCGAGGCTCAGCGCATAAAATTGGCACGCGAACTCTGCCGACGAAGCACCGGCAAAACGCTCTACATTCTCGATGAACCGACCACCGGCCTGCATTTTGAAGACATCCGCAAGCTTCTGGAAGTGCTGCATGGCTTCACAGCGGCGGGCAATACCGTTCTGGTGATTGAGCATAATCTGGACGTTATCAAAACGGCGGACTGGATTATCGATCTGGGACCAGAGGGGGGTAAACGGGGCGGCGAGATCGTCGTGACTGGCACACCGGAAACTGTGGTCGCCTGCAAAAAATCGCACACCGGACAGTCACTCGCTCCATTCTTCCAGAAGAAGAAACTCAACGGAAGGCCGACGAAGCCCACCGCGGAAAAGACTCGCGCGGTAAACGAGCGCATCACTCATATTTGCGTCACCGGAGCTCGCCAGAACAACTTGAAGGATCTAACCGTCCGGATACCGCGAGAAGAAATGTCGGTCTGTTGCGGACCCAGCGGTTCCGGGAAAAGCACTCTGGCCATCGACACGATCTATGCCGAAGGCCAACGGCGGTATGTGGAAAGCCTTTCCAGTTACGCCCGCCAGTTCCTGGGACAGGTTCAAAAACCCCGGGTAGAATCGGTCAGCGGGCTTTCACCAGCTATCAGCATCGAGCAGAAAACCACCAGCCGCAGTCCCCGTTCCACAGTGGGAACGATCACGGAAATCTACGATTATCTCCGCGTTCTGTACGCCCGGCTCGGCCAACCCTACTGCCCCAATTGTCAACTGCCGATCGGCACTCAATCGGCCGATGAGATCATTGCCAAAGTTATGGCACTTCCTGAAGGCAGTAAGCTGTATATCCTCGCGCCGCTCGAGCCGCGCGGCCAGGAAACCTACCAGATTCTCTTCGATGAAATACGATCCGGAGGTTACGCCCGCGTTCGCGTTAACGGTAAAACTTATCCCATCGATTCGCCTCCCGATATCGATCATCGTCGCAAGCATTTGATTGAAGTCGTCGTCGACCGTAACGTGGTGAAGTCGGGGAATCGCGGCCGAGTAGCCGAGAGTATCGAAAAGGCCTTGGAGATGGGCAAAGGGGTGATGCACATCGCCCATGTCGACGACACCAAAGACGAGACCAAGTGGAAAGTAGAGCAGTTCAGCCAGCATCTGGCCTGCAGCAAGTGCGGCACCAGTTACGATCGCTTGAATCCCCATAACTTCAGCTTTAACAGTCCGCTCGGGTGCTGCCCGTCCTGCGAGGGCTTGGGAACCCAAAAGGGGGCGAACACCAGCAATATCATTCGCAACCCTAGCTTGTCGATTCGGGGCGGAGCCATTACAGCCTGGCCTCGGCTGGACACCGATAGCCCGTTTTTGCCGATTGCAGAGGCGATTTGCGAGCATCTGGGTATCGATTTGGATTCGCCATTGAATACCGTGCCGCAAGCGGCGAGCCGCCAATTGATCTACGGCACTGGTAGCGAGTGGATCTCCCTTCCCAAGGGATCGCCCTTGAGTCGGATTCAATACAAGGGGATTGTTCCGGCTATGGATGAAGCCACCCGCGTGAGCTTCGTCTATCGCCAGCGCTTGACATCGCTAGTCGATGAAGTGGCTTGCAGTGCCTGCGCCGGATCGCGGTTACGGGCCGATGCAGCGGCCACACGTTTCCAGAATCTGACCATCGGCGAACTCGGAAATTTACCGATCTCGCAAACCTTGAACCTATTCAAGACTTTGAAATGGACGAAACGGGAAATTCAGATTGCTGGCGAACTCCGTCGGGAAATCCAGAACCGCTTACAATTCCTCGATGATGTGGGACTCGAATATCTGACCCTATCCCGACCCGGGCCAACTCTATCGGGTGGCGAAGCGCAGCGCATTCGATTGGCTTCGCAAATCGGCAGCGGCCTCACGGGCGTACTCTATGTTCTGGATGAGCCGACCATCGGACTTCATCCGCGTGACAACGCGCGATTGCTGAAAGCACTGCAAAAACTTCGGAATCTGGGGAATACTCTACTTCTCGTCGAACATGATCGCGAAGTGATCGAGTCAGCCGATTATCTACTCGACTTCGGACCGGGTGCGGGAGATCGCGGCGGCGAAATCACGGCCGAGGGCACCCCCGCGAAAGTCATCAAAAATCCCAAATCACTAACCGGTAATTACCTTTCCGGCAGTAAATCGATTGCGATTCCTCTCAATCGACGGCTAGTGCGTGGCAAGGCGAACGGACTGCCCAATTCCCTCGATGGAATCTCCTACGCGGAATCAAAAAAGCCGACCCTATTAATCCAGGTGCGCGGCGCCCGGCAGAATAATCTGAAGAATATTGACGTCGAAATCCCGCTTCGAAGTTTCGTGGCCGTCACAGGAGTGAGCGGTTCGGGTAAGAGCACATTGGTTAACGAGGTCATCTACAACACGTTGGCTCGAAAACTGAATCGGGCCAGCACGCCTACGGCCGCGCACGATGAAATCACCGGACTGGATCAAATCGACAAAATCATCAATGTCGACCAAGATCCGATCGGCAATTCCCCGAGTTCTAACCCCGCGACCTATACCGGCGTTTTCGACCACATCCGCCAGCTCTTTTCACAGATGCCCGAATCGAAACTACGCGGCTATACACCGCGACGTTTCAGCTTCAATCAGCCGGGGGGCCGATGCGAAACCTGCGAGGGTAATGGCCAGAAGCGTATCGAAATGCATTTCCTACCCGATGTCTGGATCGAATGCGACACCTGCAAGGGGGCTCGCTACAATCCCGAGACGCTGGCAGTGAAGTATAAGGACAAATCGATTGCCGATGTTCTCAATATGCGTGTGAATGAAGCTCTCGAACTGTTTGGAAACATTCCCAAACTCCGTTCGATTCTGCAAACGCTTTCGGATGTGGGATTGGATTACGTCTCGCTCGGCCAACCCGCCCCCACACTCTCCGGCGGAGAAGCTCAACGGGTGAAGTTGGCCGCCGAGCTAAGCCGCCCCAACACGGGCCGGACAATCTATTTGCTCGACGAACCGACGACAGGCCTGCACTTCGATGACATTCGCAAACTTCTGGATGTTCTGCATCGCCTCGTCGATTTGGGGAACACTGTACTGGTAGTCGAGCACAATCTCGACGTGATAAAAACCGCCGATTGGGTCATCGACCTCGGCCCGGAAGCAGGCGCGAGCGGCGGACGAGTGATAGCTGCCGGCACACCGGAGGAGGTTGTGCTCCAGATGCAGGAGGCCCGCAAGGCAAAGCAGCCCTTTTCGCAGACGGCTCCTTTCATCGAAACAGTGTTGGCCGCCGGGCCATTGGAATATCGACCGATCTTCGATCCCAAAACGCTTACGGAAAAGCGGGAGAACGACGTCGACCTCGAAAAAGTGGGCAAAGATGCTCTACTCCCCTGGCAGGTGGATGGTCGAAAGTGGCATACTCAGGACCGGGTGACCACCACGGGAAAACCGGCGAAGTGGGAAGGCCAGATTATCAATTGGGTAGAAGAGCGCATTCATGAACTGGGGGAATTCTCGCCAACTGACTGGAGCGAGAGAACGGTGGTAGAGATCGCCGGTAAACCGAAGAGCCTGGGTTGGTTCTTCCATGCTCACACCGGGATGGAGTGGCTAACGCGATTAGTGTTCCGTGTGGCTCGCAATACCTTTAAGGAAGAAGCTCTGATTGCCAAGCTGGGTATCAAACCGCTCGATCAGACGCCGGAATTGAAGGTACAGGTTTATTCCAACGAGCAGCGCGTGAATGTCGAAAACCGTAAAGGTCCCTGGCAGGAAGTCTGGATGCTGGTGAATAACCTCGGGGAGATCAACACCCCGGCCTTCCGGGATTTTCTCAAACAGGCGGTTGGAGCGTTTGGTAAGAATATTCAAACGATGCAGACCTCCATCGAGGATGTCATGCCCTGGAAGAAGGATGGTCGCAAGTGGCACCTGGGAGATAAAGGCTTCCCGGTCGGCAAAAAAGTCCGCTGGGATAAAACGCTCCTTCCACAACTTTTGGATTTAGTCGAACGAACTAGCCGGAAGGTTCGCTTCGAATGGGATACTCGAGATGCAGTATCCATCAAGCTGGAGGAAAACAACCGAACCTGGATTCGTATTCGAAGCAAGGATGCCGATTCACTGAGTTTTCGAATCTGGACCAAGCCGGGGATCATCAATTTGAATTCGCTGGAGGGAATCGGTCGAGAATCGGATGTCAGCCGGGATCGGGCCGACGGCACCGAAGTGATCCTGATCGGCCTGCAAAATTCGTCGCAGATGCCGACAGCGAAACTGTCCGATATCCTGAAAGTTTCACGGCAAGGACTGCTCGAACTATCTCAGACGAGTGCGGATTGA
- a CDS encoding energy-coupling factor ABC transporter permease, whose translation MPLPLLAAHISDGVLQPIPQIVGIAVAVALLAFALRKLRDDQIPRVILCTAVFFIASLIHIRIGPTSAHLLLNGLIGILLGYLAIIPIAVGLFMQAVLFGHGGFLVWGMNCCIFTLPALIAPYLFSRLQNADDYGGPVSLPFTLALGALLQPILTLPIWLVTQMARLQLSRKSFFPAAFLCGFTTVMLTVFLNGFVLVAFGNADWRWIAAIVVAGHLPLAFVEGIIAGFACEAMLKNKRP comes from the coding sequence ATGCCGCTTCCACTTTTGGCCGCACATATCTCCGATGGAGTGCTGCAGCCGATTCCGCAAATTGTCGGAATCGCAGTCGCGGTTGCCCTGCTAGCCTTTGCCTTGAGAAAACTCCGGGATGACCAAATACCCCGCGTGATTCTCTGCACTGCTGTATTTTTCATCGCCTCACTCATTCACATACGCATCGGCCCCACCAGTGCCCATTTGCTGCTCAATGGGCTGATCGGAATTCTGCTGGGATATCTGGCAATCATTCCGATTGCGGTCGGACTTTTCATGCAGGCCGTGCTGTTTGGTCACGGGGGTTTTCTGGTTTGGGGTATGAATTGCTGTATCTTCACTCTCCCGGCACTTATCGCCCCCTATTTATTCAGCCGACTGCAAAATGCCGACGACTACGGCGGCCCAGTCTCACTGCCCTTTACACTCGCTTTGGGGGCTTTGCTGCAACCCATCCTTACTCTTCCGATCTGGTTGGTCACTCAGATGGCACGATTGCAGCTGAGCCGGAAATCATTTTTTCCGGCCGCTTTTCTGTGCGGTTTTACGACGGTCATGCTGACGGTTTTTCTCAACGGTTTCGTGCTGGTAGCTTTCGGGAATGCCGATTGGCGCTGGATTGCAGCGATTGTTGTGGCGGGGCACTTACCGCTGGCATTTGTGGAAGGCATTATCGCCGGGTTTGCCTGTGAGGCGATGTTGAAAAACAAACGCCCCTAA
- a CDS encoding DUF1559 domain-containing protein gives MRKPLKRQAFTLIELLVVIAIIAILIGLLLPAVQNVRAAAARMRCQNNLKQWGLALHNYESSQGSFPTQGDVPVGKIGDPWSAQTHLLPYIEQDNLEKLVDFSQSSDGQAMAVNRVALLMCPAEINDHPQSSATAPYPLNYLMSVGSWFVYDPVTGNTGDGAIGMNRKTRFADLVDGTSSTLGMSEGKTFTMLVRDGGLPASPGAPIPSSPSDLIPYGGTFKSGAGHVEWIDARSSQSCFTTTFTPNTQVLLSSGGQTYDVDFTSRREGKTANLSTYSAITARSYHTGGVNALMMDGSVHFITNSIALPTWRALGTRAGSEIVSGF, from the coding sequence ATGAGGAAGCCACTGAAACGCCAAGCCTTTACTCTGATCGAATTACTGGTGGTGATCGCGATTATTGCGATTTTAATCGGCTTGCTATTGCCGGCCGTGCAGAACGTTCGTGCGGCCGCTGCACGAATGCGTTGCCAGAATAATCTCAAGCAGTGGGGACTGGCGCTGCATAACTACGAATCCTCACAGGGGAGTTTCCCGACTCAAGGAGATGTCCCCGTAGGCAAAATAGGAGATCCCTGGTCCGCGCAGACACACCTCTTACCTTACATTGAGCAGGACAATCTGGAAAAACTCGTCGACTTCTCGCAATCGAGCGATGGGCAGGCGATGGCCGTGAATCGTGTGGCCTTGCTGATGTGTCCTGCTGAAATCAATGATCATCCTCAGTCAAGTGCAACGGCCCCTTATCCGCTGAATTATCTCATGAGCGTGGGAAGTTGGTTCGTTTACGATCCGGTCACCGGGAATACCGGGGATGGCGCCATCGGGATGAATAGGAAAACACGATTTGCGGATCTCGTGGACGGAACCAGTAGTACTCTAGGCATGTCTGAAGGCAAAACGTTTACCATGCTGGTTCGCGATGGAGGTTTACCCGCGAGTCCCGGAGCACCGATTCCGTCCTCGCCCAGCGATCTTATACCGTATGGAGGTACTTTCAAATCAGGGGCTGGGCATGTCGAGTGGATTGATGCCCGGAGCAGTCAATCCTGTTTCACCACAACTTTCACGCCGAATACTCAAGTGCTGCTCTCATCGGGTGGACAAACATACGATGTCGATTTCACCAGTCGCCGGGAAGGGAAAACGGCCAATCTCAGCACATATTCGGCCATCACGGCCCGCAGTTATCATACAGGCGGCGTTAATGCGCTGATGATGGATGGTTCGGTCCATTTCATCACCAATTCCATAGCGCTTCCGACTTGGCGAGCTCTGGGTACTCGAGCGGGTTCTGAAATCGTTTCAGGTTTTTAG